tttacaaggggttaaaaggattatccaacaaatacaagatccgagtttgaccacaggtaagtggttggttctcaagtgattgaataatacatactaactagtgttagcacaatttcttcgaagtccacaactagaggcattttgtcagcagtatggtgcttctacattagcagagatccactctagcttctgtaataaagaccgaattgcaacaattatccagaaacaacgacttctttcataccctaatggacaggatattaatgggttgctattcctacagaaccgggattcgctaatcaatgtaagtggttctaatcatccattgcctcattgaatgactattagaatgctaatgaagtgcctaggaatacattcaagagaaatatcatgattctcaaggtacaatggtattttgtgccttcaaggatcagattgacttattatcaactttatcttcatttgaaattgatatgtctttcaagcgaattcgatccaaagagatgaatgaggttctttttgcaacattcatgccagatcaatgcaaaagttagtatctgcataactgcttgagagctacttgctaaccacttggcaactagtcataactttacttcgagtctttaccagtgaggattctactgaaggttactatttacttttcaagcgagcattccatcttattgagaaggtttctggacgaccagttctatttgatccaattcatggatctgggattcatggtattattgttgatatggacacaaaacagtacacaggtaagcactcctgaagtacttttgatgcagttactaagtaatcagggcttgggcaatatctttctgaaattgatcctcaacaccaagatcctacatggcagttacagcatattatcatattctgtcgtgttcattttcaacgctcaattttaaaggcaattgggactaaaaataaaggatcaggcctttggagtcgcatgatgagtctcctagattgccagtcagaggctgagtatgatgagttgattaaactactgatacgttagtattgaagtggtaataaaccactcaataagtacttgctaactatcgaatagaatatgaatcgccagcagtccagacctgggccatacaaaaaaaagagtgcagttattaaggcaggtctaaatgaatcatgctcaaaaattcagccacattattttaatattctacgaaaccatacaaatgctgttgagcaatcacaccaaaaatcatatgcttcagggaaatatttgactttggctgaagcagctcggaagtacttaccaactactcatcaactgcttgatacaacactaactatcttagttctgcaaaacttgacaaagatgatattcttcaatatcataattttcagcagttcaatattcatcattcatatcgagcttctacaatggaggcaaactatctgcgacacatgagtcgggaaagtaagttatataagtacttcttaagtaattgacaagtacttaatttaatataggaagaggccataaacgtcagcgattatcttcaacagctgaatcagagaggcaagcaagcagtcaaaattttgaaatctcacatgaaaattcaagaggttcttcttctcaggttgctgataatgagtaagtatactttcatgtcaagtgcttcttgagcagttactgactagttgataactacttagatctacaacctcatcacggaatcttcgccgagtggcttcaacaaacatactgacaattgaacaacgccgtcaagaattagaattacgagacctggaggcagaagtcaaaaggaaagaagaagaagttcgcttgaaacagcttcaaaatgagcaattagagctggaacttattgtaatgggccgaagccttgctatctaatatatagatatgtacaaaagaactcgttggggaaaggaaagaaagaaagaaagaaagacacgctggcggtggatttatatactcgtgatcaggtgatctacgatcacctgacttcggcacgctcttgtgaatagcttcaatcgagaaccatttatggttcgaggtgcctttcgggcctagcccgttacattacccccttcctcgtcgcctccgcgatcgccccccggcgtggggtggctcatttggtatactcaaggccgattggacaacaatcccattcatcgttttgtaggtttcccagtcatccaatgctatggtatcctccatgttcctcgcatcgttccattccggttcctgccagccaatgtatttgactaaaaactcatgtctttcgcctcgtccccaccgtcgaaaacgctcatctagtattcgttcgaccatatattcttcattcccattgatcatttctgcaggaggttggtagtcatctttccgttggctagggaagggatccattgccgctgggcggaggagcgctgtatgaaacacgttgtggattgtgcctggtgtgttgaggcggtaggtgtgggatccaatcttttccaacacagtaaattttgcctgcctgcttcccagtttcttgctagggcgttctgtttgtatattgcgcaggtcaagccagactttctgcccaacctggtattcaggggcgacatctctttgacgattggcatagtcttcttgtttctgttgggcgacagccagttctgttgtggcgatgtcaagagctccccttagcttggctgcaattcgttcacctcgttcacgcatggtgcccaggtctggtgctgaaaggttgatttcaacatcctcttctaactgaaagggatcgacgtggtagccgtggtcaaggaagaatggactgacacctgtggaggcagcatcccggctgcatattgcaagctgtgccattggtagcaatgacgcccagttcgattgtgtgtgatcacagaatgagcgcaagaatagttcaatagtagcattcattcgctcagtttggccatcggtttcagcgtggtaggcagttgataattgtcgtttgatccccagtagctcacaaaaacgcttccacatctcattggtgaattgtcttcctctgtctgatacaatactggctggaatgccatgatagccaatgaaactctgaataagcttctgtgctactgtgtaggtgtcgatcttctcacagggtatggggatgacaccttttccaaggcgatcgacaataaccatgatgttttcataaccatttgagattggtaacttctcgatgaagtcaattgcaatatatctccattttcggtctggaattggtagaggcttcagtaggccttgtcggcggtctctccatacattgttggcactgcatttgtcacagttccgtacaaatcgtctgacatcctcagagattgcaggccagtagacccttcgtgccaggatagcatacattgcgctcctccctggatggcctgtaagtactgagtcatgtgtttcttgtagcaaccttgtcctcagagattcaatgtcagggacccatcgccggcctcggtagcacaagcggttgttcggttcaatagagcattctgagattgaggctttgatccccagttcacgtgggaattgatgtgctcctacttgcactgcttctcgtatacgaccatacttttcatctagtggctctacccgagcccaatgttcatcaagagtcatatccagtagctcttccaacgatggtcgctcactattgagattggtaggttcgttcgcctgttcatatccttgaggtgcgcttggctcactgttatagggctccatgccgactggtgctagaaggatccgggacacattaataggatggggttcttcaactagtcctcttttgctgcttccttccactggtccgtccttgaggatctcaggatcgaatagtcgttgttcgcgatgctttagccgttcatcacccaatacaggaacatcctgctctcgtcgagacagtgcatcagggcgccctgcaagcttccctggtcggtaatgaagtgtgaagttgtatcggctcaatagatctgcccatctcatctgtctctcattcagtcgtctcatggtagtaaaataacggagattgcgatggtctgtcagtatctggaaatttaccactgatatgagctctgattcccactctttcaatgcattgatgatcgccaaaagttccttgtcatgaatctggtagttgcactctgcaggagtgtttttcttggaaaagtacgcgcaaggtcgtaatacaccatcatcatcatactgtgaaagtacgccaccagtggcccaccctgatgagtcagtctcgacgacagtctcgcggtctggatcaaattgcatgaggattggtgccgttgtaaacatcctttttaactgttggaagctttccttgcatttatcatcccacacaaagggtttatctttttgagtcaacgctgttagtggagttgtaagttcagaatagtttcggatgaaacgtctgtagaagttcgcgaatcccaaaaatgacctgacacctttcacagtggtaggggcagcccagttcatgattgcttcaacctttgctggatccatgctgacaccttttcctgcctcaataatgaatcctaaatattttgttgacttcacttcaaattcgcatttatcaatatcaatctgtaagccagcctcttggagacggcctaatactttgcagacatgctcttgatgctctgacaatgttccatccgtaaatatcaagatgtcgtcaaggtaagcagaagcaaattcatctaggaaatctcgtaggacccaattaacatagcgttggaaggtgctcggtgcattggctagtccaaatggtgttacaagccattcaaacagcccaaatcgagttcggaatgcggtcaaccattcatcgccggcagcgacacgaatcttgtgaaaagcagcaataacatccaacttggtgaaccattttgctttcccaattctttccaatgtttcattaattagtggtagggggtagcggtccttctttgtaatggcgttcagtgctcggtagtcaacacaaaatcgcaagcctccaccaggtttcttgacaagcaatacaggtgctgcagcaggcgaattgctaacacgtatgaagttcttttccaacaactctgtcaatgtcttccgtagcacaagcagttcatcccttgacatattataaagggggccccatggaggttcaggggtcgttccatcagcgttcttattgagttcaatcttatggtcgatatttggtcctcgatatggtggttgcttgtcagcttccttccggtcaaatactgataggaatttatggtaatgaggtggtagtttggtgcgggggtctgtcagcaatttgggtcgtaatgctttctcaatgtcctttaaacttgcggcgaaaatctgtacgctgctgtcctttttcttttgtcggttccatagtgcaaaagcgttcgccccgatgggctggatatccatttgtggttgatcttccatgctactaacaacaatgccatttgtgaagcgcaatttcggaccattcgggtcgataaacacttgttggtcgtctatccatgcaaggcctaaaatcatgtcgagtcccctacccagtttaggaacaacatacagccatgcagtgttttggtggtttcccccacgttcaatgagattttcgctacctcccttatacaatcatccgttgggcccttgtagtcgtcgatagttcgtggtttgatggttacacgctccagttgatgttttcgggtaaaattctcagaaaccataccatatgtagtacaaccggtgtccactaacgttctgctgacctgttctccattgactaatgcggatactctgaattcaggtctgtcaaacttgactctttttcggaagtcgttccactccttctgaaggtctatctgagctgctggggccggtcgccatgtaggtagatccatcaactgctggtggtgctcctgcaagagactttttgcaggagctattcttttcccagcttgggttgttccctcaactgctcttcttcatcttcgagttccggcccatgaatgtgtgagcgagccatgcgggtactgttcctaggactgtcgtaggggcaatgggagataaaatgcgtggagtcaccacaacgaaggcaacgtcgttcttgtctgcggcgttccatttcttctcgtgatacatgcttagccacgcgtcgaggttggctgcgtgcagaagttgttgttgtgggttcccagtccatatcttggggtggagaggaagcacgggtggtattcacagggtgagctggagaagttgaggtggtatgcttattgttccgtgagtaccgcaattggttcttctccatccggtccgcaatctgctgtagctggcggcaatagtcttcaaatccatttttcttttcaacagtttcaaggcgtgtgttcatctcacggtttaatgcattgtctaggtaggacctttttgtgttttcaggccagttatggccatcagcttccatgagtagtcggttgaactcagtgagaaagactgtgaagggcttgttgttctgtttcaagcttgcaaggtctcgtacagccttctcctccagattccggtccagaaagatgaagtccatttgatcaagcattccgtccagctggctctcagtagctcctttcttagcaaaccgctccatccagggcagcacctgcatagcagccccatctgttagacggccaaaagcataccacatacgatcataggcattgcccaaggcttctttatcgacctcaagtttagcgcgcagcttgcttcgaaacggacggtagagacttcggtttcgaccatcaaagacttctgggtctgtcagcttgggtcgaggtctcctaacagggtccgccattggttggggggctatctcttcaatagtcggttgtggcaagggctctctgggtgggctcgtcaactcttctttgagacgacgaagatcttcaatccgccgttcttccatttgttgcagttgtcgttgaagtcctgcaataactgcgacaagatcttgtgggacaggagtggtggtccctcctgagtgtatattgtctcccatgttgccgtcggtttggtcgtttgactcgtggtcgctgatttccgctgaaaatgtggtcatatgactgacttgactattgatttgtttgtaaatagctcaactatccgtgaatttcgatgtctgatatccgatgtccaatgtatccagttatccggtatgtccaatcgttcaatgtgtccagtgtgtccagtgtttccagtgtgtccagtgtgtccagtgtgtccagtgtgcgatgtacgatccgttgcgcgttcaatccgatgcgtaatccgttgttcaataaataagtagatagatgagggcgaacgagttctaatgtaatgggccgaagccttgctatctaatatatagatatgtacaaaagaactcgttggggaaaggaaagaaagaaagaaagaaagacacgctggcggtggatttatatactcgtgatcaggtgatctacgatcacctgacttcggcacgctcttgtgaatagcttcaatcgagaaccatttatggttcgaggtgcctttcgggcctagcccgttacacttatgaggcagcggattcaaattcaggaacagcagcaaactgattagcaagtactcaacaagcatccagaaactgtttatatagtaatgttgagccttcatcatctcactgccttttatttttccattgtatctttttatcagtagccagcaagtgctgaagaacaatctatatgtgagatttgtgaccctaatttattccgcaacaaatatatatatttttgccggcaaacaacttcaggtagctattggctgtctcatacaggtaccaaatatagcacctctgaatcaattgattagaatctatattccaatcgcatgtacattggtttttattaaatccatagacgtttcgatggatagggaagtcatgtaaggtagttgaaattagtgacgcggactgaaactttacacaggccgtttccgtctgtattttagtcacatgaccgccaaggccattaatcagcaggaacgtgacacgcgacccaaaaaacgaggcctcgtcatctgcaaccacggCATGTTACGCCAAGACTTCGCTTGCCGCCACTCTCCTCCTGTCTCTTTCTCCTGTACAGTCATATTTTAACTAATCCTCCCCAGCCTTGCCTGACCTAATCCATTACTACTCACTCTCTCTCTGCTGTATAGGCTTACCTCATCGCCGTCTACAGTATCAACTGGATCTTGTATTCACGATATCATACGCGTTTTTGTGTTATTGAACGCAGGAATTCAGCTGGTTCCTGccggtcgtcgtcgtcgtcgaatTGGCTTTCTATAATAGCTCTGCGATAACTCCTGCTACTATGCAGCCTGCACTAGCCCCAGCGCCGCATCCAAGCATGCAAACCTCTGCTCAGGTAAGCTGTTTGTCATCGTCACCCTTCTTCCTTCCCCGTACAAGAGATTCCTCTTCTGCGACCGTGGCCCCGCCATCGATCTCTACGCGTTGATGCTTACTGCGCAACGCGATGGCGGTGTCGCGCGGGGGTTCTTCACCACTGCCACTTGACCATAGCAGAGGCGATGCTGACTCCATTGTAGGACCATGCGGATCAGGGTGAGTCGCCCCTTGTTCGCGAGAGGGACAACGCATTCCATCCGATATATCCCAACCAGCCGGTGCCCGGACGTCTTTGCAGAACTAACATTTCGCGATAGTGCTCCATGATCAGCTTCTAGCAGCCCAGCAGCACCTGTCCCATCCCCAGGCCCGTCCGCCGCAACCTCCACCTGCGCAACCTCCGCATATGCAGCCGAACGCTAGCCCCCGCGACCAGAACAACATTGACCCGGCTATCTCCGGTGCTTCGATGCTTGCCGGTCCTCCTCAAACGCCTCCCCAGCAGGATCCGTCCGGTCCCGAGTCTCCCAAGAGCTATGGCAAGCGGCCATTGTCGACTTCCAAGCGGGCTGCTCAGAACCGTGCTGCACAGGTATGGGAGATGCATTTCCATTGGTGCTCTTGGCTCTCTTGCTGATTGTGTGTTTCTGCAGAGAGCATTCCGTCAACGAAAGGAAACCTACATTCGCAAATTGGAGGACCAGGTGAAGGACTTCGAAAACATGTCCGAGGGGATTAAAACACTACAGACTGAGAACTACCAGCTCAGAGAATACATCATCAACCTGCAATCGCGGTTACTCGACACCCAGGGCGAAGTGCCCGAACTTCCAGGGAACATTGATCTGAGCCAACCCCGAACGGAAATGCAGGTACCACCGGGTGTATCCAACCAGAACCCTGCTGGTCCTACTCCTCCAGGGAACCCTCAGCAGCAGCCCCAACCCCACCAAAATGCGGCCGCATCGAACGACGATATGAATTCGCTGAACCGGATAGCAGTCGCCGGTCTGGGAATGCGGAAACACCCGAACGAGGACCCGAACTACATGGCCAACACCCAGTTCCAGAACAAACGCCTCCGTGGCGATGAGGGTCAGCATGACTCCGATGTCACCAAAACAGAGCCAACACACGGGTTGCCCGTTGTCTCGTGAACATGGCCTGGTTCGGGTCTTTGTTGATAATAACATACCATTAGCGACTATTGCCTCGTTTCCTTGCTTTTCGGTGTTCTGCGCGTTTATTGGATCAGTTTGAAGCTCTCGTTCGTTTCGGTGGGTGGTGTTTTGTGTGTTTTTGTGTTTTCTGGTCGGATTTGAATGGATgggaggaaggggaattgTAGCTGTACTATTGCTGGTATCTGTTTTCTATGGCATTGAACAATATCCTAGTTTCGAACGTTTGATATCTTTCACATGTTTTTGTTGCTGAGTTCTTATCACTTGCGAGTTTTGTATATGCCTGGTCTATATACAGGAAGGGCCAATGCCATATCTATTGAATTAAACGGTCTATAATAATTGTACAGATATGCTATACAGTTGTAGAATGCATTCTGCCCTACGGACATCTCGGAGATATCTCGATCTAATTTCCCCGCCTTTTCCTCTCCACATTTCACTCTTCCGTTCGgggtctttttctttttctcctgaACTCCACCCGTTCAATCGTACGTTAATTCTTGAATATCTTTACTTACTCTGTACTGTCTCCTACTTCTCTTTTTGCAGACGAGCAGCCCATTCCTACGATGCTCGTTGCCCCCCTACCTCAACCCTCGACCTGACTTCCGTCCACCCGTCGCACCACTTGCGCCGCAGCGCgcgctcttcctctcctAAACCCGATACGACCAGCATGACCTCTTCCCCCTTTTAAAACCTTTCGGTCACATGTGACAATGTCGACTGCCTCATTCCAACAGTTCAACCACGCCCCCGCGCCACCTTCCGGCTTGGACATCCTCGCCGAAAGCTCGGAGTATGCGTTCGGGAAATCCCCCCGGAACCCGTCGCTCTCTGGGAATAACGAGCACAATGCCAATGGCGCATCAAGTTCTGGGGATTTGTCGCGAAAGGATTCCCTCGTGGAAGGTGTGAGTCGCAAAAGGCCGTCTATGGAGTCTGCCTCGGGTCCTGTTCGGAGGAGGATTAGCAGAGCGTGTGATCAGTGTAATCAGTTGAGGACGAAGTGTGATGGGAAGAACCCGTGTGCGCATTGCGTTGGTAAGTGTTTTCTTTACTTTCTAGAGTGGTGAGCTGAGCTAATGTCGCAGAATTTGGCTTAACGTGCGAATATGC
The sequence above is a segment of the Aspergillus chevalieri M1 DNA, chromosome 6, nearly complete sequence genome. Coding sequences within it:
- a CDS encoding uncharacterized protein (COG:K;~EggNog:ENOG410PRVF;~InterPro:IPR004827;~PFAM:PF00170;~go_function: GO:0003700 - DNA-binding transcription factor activity [Evidence IEA];~go_process: GO:0006355 - regulation of transcription, DNA-templated [Evidence IEA]); this encodes MQPALAPAPHPSMQTSAQDHADQVLHDQLLAAQQHLSHPQARPPQPPPAQPPHMQPNASPRDQNNIDPAISGASMLAGPPQTPPQQDPSGPESPKSYGKRPLSTSKRAAQNRAAQRAFRQRKETYIRKLEDQVKDFENMSEGIKTLQTENYQLREYIINLQSRLLDTQGEVPELPGNIDLSQPRTEMQVPPGVSNQNPAGPTPPGNPQQQPQPHQNAAASNDDMNSLNRIAVAGLGMRKHPNEDPNYMANTQFQNKRLRGDEGQHDSDVTKTEPTHGLPVVS